From the Psilocybe cubensis strain MGC-MH-2018 chromosome 9, whole genome shotgun sequence genome, one window contains:
- a CDS encoding L-tryptophan decarboxylase, which yields MDKIFVQASSKNEVKDFDHLLRLLNEIVDAAPEFCVVPGREGEPIGVPMYVLFDLLSNTGAAYDLFRMTAFNAALKNLLKHGVPISSPMVQIIPSRPSLMVGLGSLASDHLNKTAATLMQTILPLILLLSTADTSPGTNSSLGNFGTAFALLRNRRIPTRLSSTMPASPLLITYHRHQTVLRRMISSGQPYSLWDMFDIGPDREYYVKKFEGGKVYQAFLSPQDYHRWHSPIHGTIVKTFILPGTYYAALPDEGVKKDNGERSYAGALIRSQAWLTTHATRAIIFIEADDTDIGLVCFIGVGMAEVSTCDVTVKEQQKVKPGDELGMFHFGGSSHTLIFGPNVNIKFFASVNKHAWINSPIAIVTKKPNADN from the exons ATGGACAAGATATTCGTACAAGCATCCTCGAAAAATGAG GTCAAAGATTTCGACCATTTGTTAAGACTATTAAACGAGATTGTCGACGCCGCTCCTGAGTTCTGTGTTGTACCGGGACGCGAAGGAGAACCTATCGGTGTTCCAATGTATGTGCTTTTCGACTTGCTCAGCAACACTGGTGCTGCGTATGATTTATTCCGCATGACCGCTTTCAATGCCGCCTTGAAAAATCTTCTCAAGCATGGGGTGCCTATCTCAAGTCCGATGGTTCAAATAATACCCTCACGGCCGAGCCTAATGGTTGGTTTGGGGAGCTTGGCCTCCGATCACTTGAACAAGACCGCGGCGACTTTGATGCAAACTATATTACCCCTGATCCTACTGCTGTCAACCGCGGATACAAGTCCTGGGACGAATTCTTCACTCGGAAATTTCGGGACGGCGTTCGCCCTATTGAGGAATCGCCGTATCCCAACAAGATTGTCATCCACAATGCCTGCGAGTCCACTCCTTATTACGTACCATCGTCATCAGACAGTGTTAAGGCGCATGATCAGTTCAGGCCAACCTTACTCGCTCTGGGACATGTTTGACATTGGACCCGATCGCGAGTACTACGTTAAAAAATTCGAAGGCGGCAAAGTATATCAAGCATTCCTCTCACCTCAAGACTACCACCGCTGGCATAGCCCTATCCATGGCACGATTGTGAAAACATTTATTCTCCCCGGCACATACTACGCCGCCCTTCCAGACGAGGGTGTAAAGAAAGACAACGGTGAACGGAGTTATGCTGGAGCCTTGATCCGTTCGCAGGCCTGGCTCACTACGCACGCTACACGCGcaatcatcttcatcgaAGCCGACGACACAGATATTGGTCTCGTGTGCTTCATTGGCGTGGGCATGGCAGAGGTGTCTACGTGTGATGTAACCGTCAAGGAACAACAGAAAGTTAAACCCGGCGACGAGCTCGGGATGTTCCATTTCGGCGGCTCATCCCACACCTTGATCTTCGGCCCCAACGTCAACATAAAGTTTTTTGCCAGCGTGAATAAACACGCTTGGATAAATTCCCCCATTGCTATAGTCACCAAGAAACCTAATGCTGACAATTAG